One Oscillospiraceae bacterium genomic region harbors:
- a CDS encoding sugar ABC transporter permease — translation MPGEKNFFQTFGEAFAKGDIFTKVSFLVWGLGYIGHGQLMKALLVTLVEGLGLYFLAFYGAPNLAKFGTLGTVKMEMVFDVTTMKNVVNDYDNSFEILLMSMISFVVIAALIAAAMMVVTSNYQLQKIRAAGKKTNNLLQDVNVYLNEKFYVTLLTLPVLGVVVFTIVPLFILIAVAFTNYDQQHMPPNDLFTWVGLSNFFTLLGGGGMTSTFGYSFAKVLTWTLVWAFFATFTTFFGGILMAMFINDKKTKCPKLWRTLFMVTIAVPQFVTLLLVRNFFSNNGICNTMMANAGVTDFLHNIGLLDKGLSYIPFLTQPGWAMFTIIMINIWIGVPYQMLIATGVLMNIPADMIEAARIDGANPVQMFFRIKLPYLLSVQGPSLVTDFVKNVNNFNVIYLLTQDVFVTNNQQLAQSNAKEIDLLVTWLFRLTQEYYNYKMAAVLGIMVFIVCAVFTVVCFHFINKKEATFS, via the coding sequence ATGCCGGGCGAGAAGAACTTCTTCCAGACTTTTGGGGAAGCCTTTGCAAAAGGCGATATCTTTACTAAAGTTTCGTTTCTGGTATGGGGTCTTGGCTATATCGGTCATGGCCAGCTGATGAAAGCGCTCCTTGTCACCCTCGTGGAGGGCCTGGGGCTTTACTTCCTGGCATTTTACGGTGCGCCGAACCTTGCTAAATTCGGCACGCTGGGCACTGTCAAAATGGAGATGGTGTTCGACGTTACGACGATGAAAAACGTCGTGAACGATTACGATAACTCTTTCGAGATCCTGCTGATGAGCATGATTTCCTTCGTGGTCATCGCTGCGCTGATTGCGGCCGCCATGATGGTGGTCACATCCAACTACCAGCTGCAAAAAATCCGCGCAGCGGGCAAAAAAACGAACAACTTATTACAGGACGTCAACGTCTACCTGAACGAAAAGTTCTACGTCACCCTGCTGACGCTGCCTGTGCTGGGCGTTGTGGTGTTCACCATTGTGCCGCTGTTCATCCTGATTGCGGTCGCCTTTACCAACTACGACCAGCAGCACATGCCTCCGAACGACCTGTTTACCTGGGTGGGTCTGTCCAACTTCTTCACGCTGCTTGGCGGCGGCGGTATGACCTCGACCTTCGGCTACTCCTTTGCCAAGGTGTTGACCTGGACGCTGGTCTGGGCGTTCTTTGCCACCTTTACCACCTTCTTCGGCGGTATCCTGATGGCCATGTTCATCAATGACAAAAAGACCAAATGCCCGAAGCTCTGGCGTACCCTGTTCATGGTGACCATCGCCGTGCCTCAGTTCGTTACGCTGCTGCTGGTACGCAACTTCTTCTCCAACAACGGCATCTGCAACACAATGATGGCCAACGCCGGAGTTACGGATTTCCTGCATAACATCGGCCTGTTGGACAAGGGCCTTAGTTACATTCCGTTCCTGACCCAGCCGGGCTGGGCCATGTTCACCATCATCATGATCAACATTTGGATCGGCGTGCCGTACCAGATGCTGATCGCCACGGGTGTGTTAATGAACATTCCCGCCGACATGATCGAGGCCGCCCGCATCGACGGTGCGAACCCGGTTCAGATGTTCTTCCGCATCAAGCTGCCCTACCTGCTCAGCGTGCAGGGACCGTCGCTCGTCACGGACTTTGTCAAGAACGTCAACAACTTCAACGTTATTTACCTGCTGACCCAGGACGTGTTTGTCACGAACAACCAGCAGCTGGCCCAGTCCAACGCCAAGGAAATTGACCTGCTGGTTACCTGGCTGTTCCGCTTGACGCAGGAGTATTACAACTACAAGATGGCCGCTGTGCTGGGCATCATGGTGTTTATCGTCTGCGCAGTGTTCACCGTTGTGTGCTTCCACTTTATCAATAAGAAGGAGGCGACGTTCTCTTGA
- a CDS encoding ABC transporter permease subunit produces MKKGIFSVIRHLVLALLAFIWLVPIAWLLLTSFSTDKGINFTRFVPEGFTLWNYISIMAEPDSVAQFPRWFMNTLVVACFNCVISTCFVLMVAYAISCCRFKGRKLLQNLSVTVNLFPGVLAMIAVYFVLKYMNLTNSYAGLIMVYAGSSGLGYLICKGFFDTVPVALREAAKLDGASEARIFFQIVIPMSRPILVYTIINSFLTPWTDFVMAKMILNSGVSADWTVAIGLYNMLQKALINNYFSRFCAGGVLVAIPISVLFVIMQKFYVEGITSGAAKG; encoded by the coding sequence GTGAAAAAAGGCATCTTCTCCGTCATCCGCCATCTGGTGCTGGCACTGCTGGCTTTTATCTGGCTGGTACCCATCGCCTGGCTGTTGCTGACCTCGTTCTCCACCGATAAGGGCATCAACTTTACCCGCTTTGTGCCGGAAGGTTTTACCCTGTGGAACTACATCAGCATTATGGCAGAGCCGGACTCTGTTGCACAGTTCCCGCGCTGGTTCATGAACACCTTGGTTGTGGCATGCTTTAACTGTGTGATCTCCACCTGCTTTGTGCTGATGGTGGCTTACGCCATAAGCTGCTGCCGCTTCAAGGGCCGCAAGCTGCTGCAGAACCTGTCCGTTACGGTCAACCTGTTCCCCGGCGTTCTGGCCATGATCGCGGTTTACTTCGTCTTGAAGTACATGAACCTGACCAACTCTTACGCCGGTCTGATCATGGTGTACGCGGGATCTTCCGGCCTGGGCTACCTGATCTGCAAGGGCTTCTTTGATACGGTGCCTGTGGCACTGCGTGAGGCCGCCAAGCTGGACGGCGCATCCGAAGCGCGCATCTTCTTCCAGATCGTCATCCCGATGTCCCGCCCGATCCTGGTGTACACCATCATCAACTCCTTCCTGACCCCGTGGACCGACTTTGTTATGGCAAAGATGATCCTGAACTCCGGTGTCAGCGCGGACTGGACGGTTGCCATCGGCCTGTACAACATGCTGCAAAAGGCTCTGATCAACAACTACTTCTCCCGTTTCTGCGCAGGCGGTGTTTTGGTGGCTATCCCCATCTCGGTGCTGTTTGTTATCATGCAGAAATTCTACGTCGAGGGTATCACCTCCGGCGCTGCCAAGGGTTAA
- a CDS encoding carboxypeptidase M32 gives MKESIVRLRALEKQRFAYRYALNVVDFDAETVAPEGSADGRAEACEVLSRADFDLLVNDNTAALLRQAAQDAETEQERAEVRELQRAYDQISKIPADEYAAFTKLTQQSIPAWVKAKRTNDFSVFAPYLEKIVAARRAQAHYFAPDRAPYEVLLDQYEHGLTIAQCDEFFATLRETIVPLLADIRDHGTPIRTDFLDQDWPIDAQRKVSEKIMQLWGLDPAHCYLAESEHPFTTEFWRGDVRITTHYMPRDMFSNLYSVAHEGGHALYELNIDPAYDYTAVTGGATMGIHESQSRLFENYVGRSRAFVHCLYPTLRELFPTQLADVTEEEIWRAVNRAEPGLIRTEADELTYALHIMVRYEIEKALIQGTLAVADLPAAWNAKYKEYLGVDVPDNAHGCLQDIHWSMGDIGYFPSYALGSAYGAQAIADLRKTMDLDAQWAAGDMEPLKAALKKRVWQWGSMKEPQWLVQSLCGGKFDPHYFTRYLKEKYTALYQL, from the coding sequence CCTTCGCGCGCTGGAGAAGCAGCGCTTTGCCTACCGCTACGCCCTGAACGTGGTGGATTTTGACGCTGAAACCGTCGCCCCCGAGGGCAGCGCCGATGGCCGCGCCGAAGCCTGCGAGGTGCTGAGCCGCGCCGACTTCGACCTGCTGGTCAACGACAACACCGCCGCTTTGCTGCGCCAGGCAGCCCAGGATGCCGAGACCGAGCAGGAGCGCGCCGAGGTACGGGAATTGCAGCGTGCCTACGACCAGATCTCCAAGATCCCGGCTGACGAGTACGCCGCCTTTACCAAGCTGACCCAGCAGAGCATCCCCGCCTGGGTCAAGGCCAAGCGCACCAACGATTTCAGCGTATTTGCACCGTATCTGGAGAAGATCGTGGCTGCCCGCCGCGCCCAGGCCCACTACTTTGCCCCCGACCGCGCTCCTTACGAGGTGCTGCTGGATCAGTACGAGCACGGCCTGACCATCGCCCAGTGCGATGAATTTTTCGCCACATTGCGGGAGACCATCGTGCCGCTGCTGGCCGACATCCGCGACCACGGCACCCCCATCCGCACCGACTTCCTGGACCAGGATTGGCCCATCGACGCCCAGCGCAAGGTCAGCGAGAAGATCATGCAGCTGTGGGGCCTGGACCCGGCCCACTGCTACCTGGCCGAGAGCGAACATCCCTTTACCACCGAGTTCTGGCGCGGCGATGTGCGCATCACCACCCATTACATGCCCCGCGATATGTTCAGTAACCTGTACAGCGTGGCCCACGAGGGCGGCCATGCTCTGTACGAGCTGAACATTGATCCCGCCTACGACTACACTGCCGTCACCGGCGGCGCCACCATGGGCATCCACGAGAGCCAGAGCCGCCTGTTTGAGAACTACGTCGGCCGCAGCCGCGCCTTTGTACACTGCCTGTACCCCACCCTGCGGGAGCTGTTCCCCACCCAGCTGGCCGATGTGACCGAGGAGGAGATCTGGCGCGCCGTCAACCGTGCCGAGCCGGGCCTGATCCGTACCGAGGCCGACGAGCTGACCTACGCGCTGCACATCATGGTGCGTTACGAGATCGAGAAAGCGCTGATTCAGGGCACGCTGGCCGTGGCCGACCTGCCCGCCGCCTGGAACGCCAAGTACAAGGAGTACCTGGGCGTGGACGTGCCCGACAACGCCCACGGCTGCCTGCAGGACATCCATTGGTCGATGGGCGACATTGGCTACTTCCCCAGCTATGCGCTGGGCAGCGCCTACGGTGCCCAGGCCATCGCCGACCTGCGCAAGACCATGGATCTGGACGCTCAGTGGGCTGCCGGCGACATGGAGCCGCTGAAGGCCGCGCTGAAAAAGCGTGTATGGCAGTGGGGCAGCATGAAGGAACCCCAGTGGCTGGTGCAAAGCCTGTGCGGCGGCAAGTTTGACCCGCACTATTTCACCCGCTACCTGAAAGAGAAATACACTGCCCTGTACCAGCTGTAA